One Nitrospirota bacterium DNA segment encodes these proteins:
- a CDS encoding class I SAM-dependent RNA methyltransferase has protein sequence MILRPTLPAYGGYTIAREEKVILIKGAVPGELVDVNIDERKRDYMLATVTQVIEPSEFRVEPNCPVFGICGGCHLQFIAYEKQVGMKEEVLVDSLTRLGGIEVQLSPSLTGEQWHYRHRAQFKVSREGTIGFFRESSRDVVVFDSCPLMIGRINELLQRIRENNLASGLKEIHLSVGDSAAVLLKGDLADVERTEAFREAGIASIAVNNSLIEGSGTVAFDLNGLNYTLSPWTFFQAHWSLNLKVAEYITGLTAPLEVKKVLDLYAGAGNFSLPLSRYAEEVVLVEENPFAVEDGTRNLKLNALKNCKFVKSSAEKYRIQKKFDLIILDPPRPGLTSEVVKKILETPADTIVYISCNPSTLARDLKKLKVAYEIQSVQMIDFFPNTFHIEAAAFLRRK, from the coding sequence TTGATTTTAAGACCAACACTGCCGGCATACGGCGGATACACCATAGCGAGGGAAGAGAAGGTCATTCTGATCAAAGGAGCTGTCCCGGGTGAACTCGTTGACGTGAATATTGATGAAAGAAAACGTGACTATATGCTTGCGACGGTCACCCAGGTAATAGAACCGTCAGAGTTCAGAGTCGAGCCGAACTGCCCTGTCTTTGGTATCTGTGGCGGGTGTCATCTGCAGTTTATCGCCTATGAGAAACAGGTGGGCATGAAAGAGGAGGTCCTGGTAGATTCACTGACAAGACTTGGTGGCATCGAGGTTCAGCTTTCGCCGTCACTGACCGGTGAGCAGTGGCATTACCGCCATAGAGCCCAATTCAAAGTTTCCCGGGAGGGGACGATCGGTTTCTTCAGGGAGTCGTCGAGAGATGTGGTAGTATTTGATTCCTGTCCCCTCATGATCGGTCGCATCAACGAACTGCTTCAGCGGATCAGGGAGAATAATCTTGCTTCCGGCCTCAAAGAGATTCATCTTTCGGTAGGGGATTCTGCCGCTGTCCTGCTGAAGGGAGACCTGGCAGACGTTGAACGGACCGAAGCCTTCAGGGAAGCAGGAATTGCGAGCATCGCGGTTAACAACAGCCTTATTGAAGGCTCCGGCACGGTTGCGTTTGATTTGAACGGCTTGAACTATACGTTATCTCCGTGGACTTTTTTCCAGGCGCACTGGAGCCTTAACCTGAAAGTGGCTGAGTATATTACGGGGCTGACTGCTCCGCTGGAAGTGAAAAAAGTGCTGGACCTGTATGCCGGAGCAGGAAACTTTTCGCTGCCCCTCTCCCGGTATGCAGAAGAGGTAGTGCTGGTAGAGGAGAACCCTTTTGCGGTTGAAGACGGAACCCGGAACCTGAAACTCAATGCGCTGAAGAACTGTAAATTCGTAAAATCCTCGGCTGAAAAATACCGGATTCAGAAAAAATTTGATTTGATCATACTTGATCCTCCGCGGCCCGGCCTGACATCTGAAGTTGTAAAAAAAATACTTGAGACTCCGGCAGATACCATCGTCTATATTTCTTGCAATCCTTCAACGCTTGCAAGGGATTTGAAAAAGCTGAAAGTAGCGTATGAAATTCAGTCCGTGCAGATGATCGATTTTTTCCCGAATACCTTTCATATAGAGGCTGCAGCCTTTTTAAGGCGAAAATGA
- a CDS encoding response regulator yields MKHKILIVDNLEEMHERGKTVLNRVSFQIFTASTGHEALSLHKAHQVDLMVISLDLPDMGGDKLCSLIRKDPDLRQVSIIMTCSNNPDCVARATHCGANAHITKPFHSGQLTEQVTKFLAIPLRQGCRVLISISIKGSLDHEPFFCSSHDISSTGIMIETDKRLEKGNLLSCSFFLPGVGKIVTDAEVMRTDHSADTLRYGVRFRYLDPEYKNGIDTFIANRTEQLA; encoded by the coding sequence ATGAAACATAAGATTCTTATCGTAGACAATCTGGAGGAAATGCACGAACGAGGAAAGACTGTCCTCAACAGGGTGAGTTTTCAGATATTTACCGCATCGACAGGTCACGAGGCTCTGTCGCTGCATAAGGCGCATCAGGTAGACCTCATGGTCATATCTCTTGACCTCCCTGACATGGGCGGAGATAAACTCTGCTCCCTGATACGGAAAGACCCGGACCTCCGGCAGGTATCGATCATTATGACCTGTAGCAACAATCCTGACTGCGTAGCGCGCGCCACGCACTGCGGCGCAAATGCCCATATCACAAAACCATTTCATTCCGGCCAGCTGACAGAACAGGTTACTAAATTCCTGGCTATTCCGCTAAGACAAGGCTGCCGGGTTCTCATCAGCATATCGATCAAAGGCAGTCTGGACCATGAACCATTCTTCTGCTCTTCCCATGATATCAGTTCCACGGGAATCATGATCGAGACAGACAAGAGGCTTGAAAAGGGCAATCTGTTGTCCTGTTCCTTTTTCCTTCCCGGCGTTGGAAAAATCGTAACGGACGCTGAGGTCATGCGGACAGACCATAGTGCCGATACATTGCGCTACGGCGTTCGTTTCCGCTATCTAGATCCCGAATACAAAAACGGCATTGATACCTTTATTGCCAATCGGACAGAACAACTAGCCTGA
- a CDS encoding lytic transglycosylase domain-containing protein, with product MYKYVDENGVVCFTDAPYGKKPQQVSSDRTSDKKAAKAEQPAAAIAFPRDYSQYIHKAASKYALEPELIKAVIKTESNGNHRAISRKGAKGLMQLMPSTARDMNVSNPFDPEENIEGGTRYLKYLLERFNGNMTLALAAYNSGPGTVEKYGNVPPIDETRQYVKRIFNLYNGRKSYTFADASVAPREKIAPIYKVVLEDGTVLFTNATLEKNNKTRM from the coding sequence ATCTACAAATACGTAGATGAAAACGGCGTTGTCTGCTTCACGGATGCGCCGTACGGGAAAAAGCCTCAGCAGGTCAGCAGCGACAGGACAAGTGACAAAAAAGCGGCGAAGGCAGAGCAGCCGGCAGCTGCTATTGCATTCCCCAGGGATTATTCGCAGTATATCCACAAGGCTGCCTCAAAATATGCGCTTGAGCCTGAACTGATCAAGGCCGTGATAAAGACAGAGTCCAACGGCAACCATAGGGCTATTTCCCGGAAAGGTGCAAAAGGGCTTATGCAGCTCATGCCGTCGACCGCAAGAGATATGAACGTTTCCAATCCTTTTGACCCTGAGGAGAATATCGAAGGGGGAACCAGATACCTGAAATATCTCCTTGAGCGCTTCAATGGGAATATGACTCTTGCGCTTGCTGCGTATAATTCCGGTCCCGGCACGGTTGAAAAATATGGGAATGTGCCTCCAATCGATGAGACCCGTCAATATGTGAAAAGGATATTTAATCTGTACAATGGCAGAAAGAGTTATACGTTTGCCGATGCGAGCGTTGCTCCCCGCGAGAAAATAGCCCCTATTTACAAAGTGGTTCTTGAAGATGGCACGGTCCTCTTCACAAACGCTACACTCGAAAAGAATAATAAGACCAGGATGTAA
- a CDS encoding response regulator yields the protein MKILIVDDDLSILRLYQEELEEEGYQIVTAATGKEGLSKFEAEDFDLVSLDIHLPDIDGIKLLRQMKEKKPRMPIIMSTAYDYRDDFSVWASEAYLVKSADLSEMKATIKKLAGKE from the coding sequence ATGAAAATTCTCATTGTTGATGATGACCTGAGCATCCTTAGGCTCTACCAGGAAGAGCTGGAAGAGGAGGGATATCAGATTGTTACTGCAGCAACCGGCAAGGAGGGGCTGTCAAAGTTCGAAGCCGAAGACTTTGATCTGGTGTCGCTGGACATTCATCTCCCTGATATTGACGGCATCAAGCTGCTCAGACAAATGAAAGAGAAGAAACCGAGAATGCCGATTATTATGTCGACGGCCTATGACTACCGCGATGATTTTTCGGTCTGGGCGTCAGAAGCATATCTCGTGAAGTCTGCTGACCTTAGCGAGATGAAGGCAACGATCAAGAAACTTGCAGGAAAGGAATAA
- a CDS encoding SAM-dependent methyltransferase: MNPLEQKIAERIRREGPITFESFMAMALYDPEFGYYVSRGQRIGREGDFYTSSHLHPVFGAMIGKQIREMWECIGSPEGFTIIEMGAGEGYVCKDMLDYLARLGSEEQGTGGGFFQTLRYVIVERNELQRKRQQELLSIYKEKIAWISAVREAGTIRGCIFSNELLDAFPVHLLRMEGRLKEVYLSHDGTSFHEQTGELSTDDIDNYFSDTGIAIETGYTTEVNLRIRGWLQDISAVLEKGFVFTIDYGHPAEEYYSDDRNRGTLLCYHNHEVSEDPYIHIGDQDMTSHVNFSSVRRWGEEAGLKPLGYCSQGAFFLAMGIDQEIAKLAETSADYLIELSRIKTLFLPQGMGESHKVLIQYKGDGTPALRAFSIRNQLRFL, translated from the coding sequence ATGAATCCCCTTGAACAGAAGATTGCGGAACGGATAAGGAGAGAAGGGCCCATTACCTTTGAGTCTTTCATGGCTATGGCCCTCTATGACCCTGAATTCGGCTATTATGTTTCCCGGGGGCAGCGGATTGGCAGAGAAGGGGATTTCTACACCAGCTCCCATCTTCACCCCGTATTCGGTGCAATGATCGGCAAACAGATCAGGGAGATGTGGGAATGTATCGGTTCTCCCGAGGGGTTTACAATTATTGAGATGGGCGCAGGAGAAGGATATGTCTGCAAGGATATGCTCGATTATCTGGCACGTTTGGGGAGTGAGGAACAGGGAACCGGGGGCGGTTTTTTCCAAACGCTGCGGTATGTTATTGTGGAGAGAAACGAACTTCAGCGTAAACGTCAGCAGGAGCTGCTGAGTATATATAAGGAAAAGATTGCGTGGATTTCAGCTGTCAGGGAAGCGGGGACGATCAGGGGCTGCATATTTTCGAACGAGCTCCTTGACGCTTTCCCTGTTCATCTCCTGAGGATGGAGGGCCGGCTCAAAGAGGTCTATCTCAGCCATGACGGCACCAGTTTTCATGAGCAGACCGGAGAGCTCTCGACAGATGATATCGACAACTATTTCAGTGATACCGGGATCGCGATCGAGACCGGATATACCACGGAAGTGAATCTGCGCATCCGCGGCTGGCTGCAGGATATCAGCGCTGTTTTGGAAAAAGGGTTTGTCTTTACGATTGACTACGGCCATCCGGCAGAAGAATATTATAGCGATGACAGGAACAGGGGTACGCTTCTTTGCTATCACAACCATGAGGTTAGCGAAGACCCCTATATACATATCGGCGACCAGGATATGACCAGCCACGTGAACTTCTCATCAGTCAGGCGCTGGGGGGAAGAGGCAGGATTGAAGCCCCTGGGCTACTGCAGTCAGGGTGCGTTTTTTCTTGCCATGGGTATCGATCAGGAGATTGCAAAACTCGCCGAGACTTCAGCTGATTATCTTATTGAATTGAGCCGCATCAAAACACTCTTTCTTCCTCAGGGTATGGGTGAATCGCACAAGGTGCTCATACAATACAAGGGCGATGGGACTCCTGCGCTGCGGGCATTTTCTATAAGGAACCAGCTGCGGTTCCTGTAA
- a CDS encoding sugar phosphate isomerase/epimerase, protein MISPHVHVPFNRLTEHLDLIREKSLNLELYFTGDVLDSITLGDVRKAKKLLDHNPSLSFHAPFMDLSPGAVDSLVRKSTMTRLNHILDVAEILRPKAVVCHSGYEKWRYALKQDWWLEMSLLTWQPLNKRALDIGVALAIENIFEDEPSNLKMLMEHMNAENFGICFDTGHCNLFSKVRLEDWLAALNPHIIELHLHDNDKSSDQHLPVGEGTFDFGKFFHLLKNRDCIYTIEAHSPDKVMRSMENIARFTGTAAGSL, encoded by the coding sequence GTGATCTCTCCTCACGTTCACGTCCCTTTCAACAGACTGACCGAGCATCTTGATCTTATCAGGGAAAAATCGCTGAATCTAGAGCTATACTTTACCGGTGATGTACTTGATTCCATAACCCTGGGCGATGTCCGGAAGGCAAAAAAACTTCTTGACCACAACCCATCGCTGTCGTTTCATGCACCTTTCATGGACCTTTCGCCAGGCGCAGTTGATTCTCTCGTCAGGAAATCCACCATGACGAGACTTAATCATATACTCGATGTCGCAGAGATATTGCGACCAAAAGCGGTCGTCTGCCATTCAGGATATGAGAAATGGCGGTATGCTCTGAAGCAGGACTGGTGGCTCGAAATGAGCCTTCTTACCTGGCAGCCGCTCAACAAAAGAGCCCTTGATATCGGCGTTGCGCTGGCAATTGAGAACATTTTCGAGGACGAGCCGTCAAACCTGAAGATGCTTATGGAGCATATGAACGCTGAGAACTTCGGCATCTGTTTCGATACCGGCCATTGCAATCTCTTCTCAAAGGTCAGGCTTGAAGACTGGTTGGCGGCATTGAACCCGCATATCATCGAACTTCATCTTCATGACAATGACAAGTCATCAGACCAGCACCTTCCGGTTGGCGAGGGGACATTTGATTTCGGCAAGTTCTTCCATCTGCTGAAAAACAGGGACTGTATATATACCATTGAAGCACATTCACCGGATAAGGTGATGCGATCAATGGAAAATATCGCCCGATTTACAGGAACCGCAGCTGGTTCCTTATAG
- a CDS encoding diguanylate cyclase, protein MAKAKVLLVEDDPIQASATKDILLKVGYEVLWAEDGINAIKLVKSEKPDIILLDVILPGMDGYEVCRWLKLDESSKGIPVIMLTVKKELSDKISGLQIGADDYLPKPYNELELNARIYASLRTKALQDELKLKNKQLEDLLDRVNYMAITDALTGLYNRRRFRDVLVSEFERAKRYGTPFSLIMLDIDHFKKINDTFGHDVGDAVLKEVSGILLKSIRDIDTASRYGGEEFMVILPNTDKVNARVVAERMRQEIERHDFAELDRKISVSIGISGMPDAKVEHEDRLIRCADFAMYRAKQLGRNRTVTAEALELEYVKE, encoded by the coding sequence GTGGCAAAAGCAAAAGTCTTACTTGTTGAAGATGATCCCATACAGGCCTCAGCCACAAAGGATATCCTCCTGAAGGTAGGATATGAGGTTCTTTGGGCCGAAGACGGGATCAATGCCATTAAGCTGGTGAAGTCGGAAAAACCTGACATCATTCTTCTGGATGTGATTCTGCCCGGTATGGACGGCTATGAGGTCTGCCGGTGGCTGAAGCTTGATGAAAGCAGTAAAGGTATACCGGTAATTATGCTTACGGTCAAGAAGGAGCTTTCTGACAAGATCTCCGGGCTGCAGATCGGCGCTGACGATTACCTTCCCAAGCCATACAACGAGCTTGAACTCAATGCCCGCATTTATGCCTCACTCAGGACAAAGGCGCTTCAGGATGAGCTGAAACTGAAGAATAAACAGCTCGAGGACCTGCTTGACCGGGTCAATTACATGGCGATCACGGACGCACTTACCGGTCTGTACAACAGACGGCGTTTTCGCGATGTGCTGGTCAGCGAATTTGAACGCGCGAAACGGTATGGCACGCCGTTTTCGCTTATCATGCTGGACATCGATCATTTCAAGAAGATCAATGACACGTTTGGCCATGATGTGGGAGACGCGGTGTTAAAAGAAGTCTCGGGCATACTGCTGAAGAGCATCAGGGACATTGATACTGCATCCCGTTATGGCGGCGAGGAGTTTATGGTCATTCTTCCGAATACGGATAAAGTTAATGCCCGGGTTGTTGCCGAACGGATGCGGCAGGAGATAGAGCGTCATGATTTTGCCGAACTGGACCGAAAGATTTCTGTAAGCATCGGTATTTCAGGAATGCCTGATGCCAAGGTCGAGCATGAAGACAGACTGATCCGCTGTGCAGACTTTGCCATGTACCGCGCAAAGCAGCTCGGCAGAAACCGAACGGTTACTGCCGAGGCTCTTGAACTTGAATACGTAAAAGAATAG
- the nadA gene encoding quinolinate synthase yields the protein MTPDLSALRDQILRFKQEKRAIILAHNYQRDEVQEVADFVGDSLELSRIAATQECEMIVFCGVHFMAESASILSPDKTVLLPEIDAGCPMADMISVDAPRPVRKSFPGFDNPPAYVYPPEFTLKEMKKANPGVPVVAYVNTTAEVKAESDICCTSANVVKVIDSLPGDTVICVPDKNLSMWAARNSNKKVIAWDGYCNVHERVTVRDIQEARSQHPQAVIMAHPECPIGVLEIADHVTSTSGMIRFAHTSSAKVFVVGTEIGLMFRLRKENPDKTFYALRKDMICPNMKKTTLQSVLRAFQNETYVVKVPEEIRIRAKKALDRMLEVS from the coding sequence ATGACGCCAGATCTCTCCGCCCTTCGGGATCAGATTCTGAGGTTCAAGCAGGAAAAGCGCGCAATAATTCTGGCCCATAACTATCAGCGGGACGAGGTTCAGGAGGTCGCTGATTTTGTCGGTGACTCCCTTGAACTTTCCCGTATCGCGGCAACACAGGAATGCGAAATGATCGTATTTTGCGGCGTCCATTTCATGGCCGAGAGCGCTTCGATACTTTCGCCTGACAAGACCGTTCTCTTACCCGAGATTGATGCCGGCTGTCCTATGGCAGATATGATCAGCGTCGATGCGCCGCGGCCTGTGAGGAAGAGCTTCCCCGGTTTTGATAATCCTCCTGCGTATGTCTATCCCCCTGAGTTTACGCTGAAAGAGATGAAGAAGGCGAATCCCGGCGTTCCGGTTGTCGCTTATGTGAATACTACTGCTGAGGTCAAGGCAGAAAGCGATATCTGCTGCACGTCAGCCAATGTCGTGAAGGTCATTGACTCTCTGCCGGGTGATACCGTTATCTGTGTTCCGGACAAGAATCTTTCGATGTGGGCGGCACGGAACTCGAATAAAAAGGTCATTGCGTGGGACGGTTACTGCAATGTGCATGAGCGTGTTACGGTAAGGGATATCCAGGAGGCACGGTCACAGCACCCGCAGGCAGTTATCATGGCGCATCCTGAGTGCCCTATCGGGGTGCTTGAGATCGCCGATCATGTTACCAGCACATCGGGCATGATCAGGTTTGCTCATACCTCTTCGGCAAAAGTGTTTGTTGTGGGCACCGAGATCGGCCTCATGTTCAGGCTTAGAAAAGAAAATCCCGACAAGACCTTTTATGCACTCAGGAAGGACATGATATGTCCGAACATGAAGAAAACCACACTCCAGAGTGTTCTGCGGGCCTTCCAGAATGAAACGTATGTCGTTAAAGTGCCGGAAGAGATTCGTATCAGGGCAAAAAAGGCGCTCGACAGGATGCTCGAAGTTTCCTAG
- a CDS encoding NUDIX domain-containing protein yields the protein MTSDEEIFEVLDTNDRVIGLATRSEVHRDPSLIHRVVHVMVFNRQGDLLLQKRSMNKDIAPGRWDTSVGGHVNPGEEIHAAAVREMREELGIVPHDLQFLYRYLFRNHRESERVSTFSCSCDEEIRFNRTEIDEVRFWQIKRIKEQLEKGIFSSHFEHEFRHYVQQIEIRNKVYPIP from the coding sequence ATGACTTCAGATGAGGAGATCTTCGAAGTTCTTGATACGAACGACCGGGTAATTGGTCTTGCAACGCGCTCAGAAGTGCATCGCGATCCCTCCCTTATTCACCGCGTAGTCCATGTTATGGTCTTTAACAGGCAGGGAGACCTGCTGCTTCAAAAACGCTCGATGAACAAGGATATCGCTCCAGGCAGATGGGATACGTCGGTCGGAGGACATGTCAATCCCGGTGAGGAGATCCATGCTGCCGCAGTGCGCGAAATGAGGGAAGAACTTGGCATCGTGCCGCACGATCTACAGTTCCTCTACCGGTATCTCTTCAGGAATCATCGCGAGTCTGAACGGGTAAGCACATTCAGCTGCAGCTGCGATGAAGAAATCCGTTTCAATAGAACCGAAATCGACGAGGTAAGGTTTTGGCAGATAAAAAGGATCAAAGAGCAGTTGGAAAAAGGCATCTTCAGCAGTCACTTTGAGCACGAATTCAGACACTACGTACAGCAGATTGAAATCAGAAATAAAGTCTATCCTATACCCTGA
- a CDS encoding DUF4445 domain-containing protein — protein sequence MSLRPLAFALALELQRPSPEDKAADAERLIEALARLGLSPVSIPLPVLRRLPEKLRENDFSVTVVMGRDGYGYRVIDINPGKIYGIALDLGTTTLECALFELDTQKRIDVSERENPQIGFGADVLTRVQMAMTGKGADLTALLRDGVNSLILDICTKQGIQRRDVYAMTVAGNTIMSHFFLGLDVRNIPITPNTPANSSAIFCSSGEINIMIHPDAMVYILPNAGSYVGGDIISGILYTELHEQEDPVLFMDVGTNVEITLGCRDWIMVGAGAAGPALEGGVADMGKKAESGTINRVEIDRASQTPKLSVIGGGVPEGICGSGLIDLVSELYASGIIDQAGKFNRAGKGVVIKDGVPAYRLYKSPERELTFTQHELQNFLRSKAALFAFLYVFLRLVGMRIGDIGKIYISGALGCGINIESAVNIGMLPDIQRDNIALIGNSSLKGASMILIDSSKIEAIEQIRSLITYREMSEDPDLLNVLQGALFIPHTNPEMLRV from the coding sequence ATGAGTCTTAGGCCGCTTGCGTTTGCCCTTGCCCTTGAGCTTCAGCGTCCCTCACCTGAAGATAAGGCTGCCGATGCCGAGCGGCTGATAGAGGCGCTTGCTAGATTGGGACTCTCCCCTGTATCTATCCCTCTTCCTGTTCTCCGAAGACTTCCTGAAAAACTAAGGGAAAACGATTTTTCCGTGACGGTAGTAATGGGACGCGACGGTTACGGGTACAGGGTAATTGATATTAACCCGGGGAAAATATACGGCATTGCGCTTGATCTTGGAACCACTACGCTGGAATGTGCACTCTTTGAGCTGGACACGCAAAAAAGGATTGATGTATCAGAAAGAGAGAACCCTCAGATAGGTTTTGGAGCAGATGTGCTGACCCGTGTTCAGATGGCAATGACAGGGAAAGGCGCAGACCTGACTGCATTATTGAGAGACGGCGTAAACAGCCTTATTCTGGACATTTGTACGAAGCAGGGCATTCAGAGAAGAGATGTTTATGCAATGACCGTTGCCGGAAACACCATTATGTCCCATTTCTTTCTCGGACTTGACGTGAGGAACATCCCCATTACGCCCAATACACCTGCCAATAGCAGCGCCATTTTTTGTTCGTCAGGTGAAATCAACATTATGATTCATCCCGATGCAATGGTCTACATCCTTCCCAATGCGGGCAGTTATGTCGGTGGTGATATCATAAGCGGCATACTATATACGGAACTCCATGAACAGGAAGACCCTGTCCTTTTTATGGACGTCGGCACAAATGTGGAGATTACGCTCGGCTGCAGAGACTGGATCATGGTCGGCGCCGGAGCGGCCGGTCCGGCGCTTGAAGGCGGGGTGGCTGATATGGGGAAGAAGGCAGAGAGTGGTACGATCAACCGTGTGGAGATAGATCGTGCTTCCCAAACACCGAAACTGTCCGTTATCGGCGGCGGAGTTCCGGAGGGCATTTGCGGATCAGGGCTTATAGACCTCGTTTCCGAACTCTACGCCTCAGGAATTATTGATCAGGCCGGCAAGTTCAACAGGGCGGGAAAAGGAGTTGTTATCAAGGACGGGGTGCCGGCCTATCGGCTGTATAAGTCGCCGGAGCGGGAGCTGACTTTTACCCAGCACGAGCTTCAGAATTTTCTTCGATCCAAAGCTGCCCTGTTCGCTTTTCTGTATGTGTTCCTCAGACTGGTCGGCATGCGGATCGGTGATATCGGGAAGATCTATATTTCCGGTGCCCTGGGATGCGGCATTAATATCGAAAGTGCGGTGAATATCGGCATGCTCCCTGATATTCAGAGGGATAACATTGCGCTTATTGGCAATTCCTCACTGAAAGGTGCTTCCATGATTCTCATTGACAGTTCGAAGATAGAAGCGATTGAACAGATCCGGTCCCTGATAACCTATCGGGAGATGAGTGAGGACCCGGACCTTCTGAATGTGTTGCAGGGTGCACTCTTTATCCCTCATACGAATCCGGAGATGCTCAGGGTATAG
- a CDS encoding molybdopterin biosynthesis protein produces the protein MKKGIYIENTPLEKALQIWQDTLSDHSAGPLPDETVPVHEALGRLTAEAVFALVSSPFYHSSAMDGFAVRFSDTFGASETEPKSLFIPDDARYVDTGDPIPEGFNAVIMIEEVNRIMKDGRDSIEVISPTTPWQHVRVIGEDIVITELILTDGHRIRPIDIGAMLSGGHTEVKVRRRPKVAVIPTGSELVEPGEPLKKGNIIEFNSRILSSLVEEWGGKPIRFGPVADDIDQITETLRKACELYDVIVINAGSSAGSEDFTARAISSLGTVLLHGVNIKPGKPVILGWVMGKPVIGLPGYPVAAYLTFNLFGKIVIHALQGIDVPTIEVMKAKLSRQVSSSLGQEEFLRVKLGRVGENLIATPVSRGAGILMSLVRADGFVRIPAMSEGCGAGTEVVVEMLRGKDEIDNTIVCIGSHDNALDLLSNQLRKAYPKFSLSSAHVGSMGGLIALKKGEAHIAGTHMLDETTGQYNVSFLQKYLKDNKMLLINLVYREQGFMVIRGNPKNIRDFGDLLRDDVCFINRQGGSGTRLLTDKHLKEKGISPGLIKGYDREEYTHMGVASAVLTGIADTGMGILAAANALGLDFIPVAKERYDLAIPKDFVPMEQITAMLDIIRNDTAFRVSVEKLGGYDVSDMGTIMYES, from the coding sequence GTGAAAAAAGGAATATATATCGAAAATACGCCGCTTGAAAAGGCTCTGCAGATTTGGCAGGATACACTGTCTGACCATAGTGCAGGACCGCTGCCTGACGAAACAGTCCCTGTTCACGAAGCTCTCGGACGGCTGACTGCCGAGGCTGTTTTTGCCCTGGTTTCTTCCCCTTTTTATCATTCTTCTGCAATGGACGGATTTGCCGTAAGATTCAGCGATACGTTTGGAGCGTCCGAAACTGAACCGAAAAGCCTTTTTATACCGGACGATGCAAGGTATGTCGATACCGGAGACCCGATTCCCGAGGGTTTCAATGCTGTCATCATGATCGAAGAAGTGAACCGTATTATGAAGGACGGTCGGGATTCGATCGAGGTCATCAGTCCGACAACCCCCTGGCAGCATGTCAGGGTGATTGGCGAAGACATCGTAATTACCGAACTTATCCTCACCGACGGCCACCGGATTCGACCTATTGACATCGGCGCAATGCTGTCGGGTGGCCATACGGAGGTCAAGGTCCGAAGAAGGCCGAAGGTAGCTGTTATTCCGACAGGGTCAGAGCTTGTTGAGCCGGGTGAGCCTCTTAAAAAGGGTAATATTATTGAATTTAATTCCCGCATACTGTCATCGCTGGTCGAGGAGTGGGGAGGTAAACCGATTCGGTTCGGTCCGGTTGCTGATGATATTGACCAGATAACGGAAACGCTCAGAAAAGCCTGTGAGCTCTATGACGTTATTGTGATTAATGCCGGTTCCTCTGCTGGCTCAGAGGATTTTACCGCACGTGCCATCTCATCACTTGGCACGGTTCTTCTGCATGGTGTCAACATAAAACCGGGCAAGCCTGTTATCCTGGGCTGGGTTATGGGCAAACCCGTAATCGGCCTGCCTGGATATCCGGTTGCCGCATATCTGACATTCAATCTGTTCGGCAAAATAGTCATCCATGCCTTGCAGGGTATAGACGTACCGACAATCGAGGTGATGAAGGCAAAGCTGTCGCGGCAGGTCTCCTCTTCGCTCGGCCAGGAAGAATTCCTCAGGGTAAAGCTCGGCCGGGTAGGTGAGAACCTCATTGCAACACCGGTAAGCAGGGGTGCGGGTATTCTGATGTCTCTGGTTCGGGCTGACGGCTTTGTGAGGATTCCTGCCATGTCTGAAGGATGCGGCGCAGGGACTGAAGTAGTCGTCGAGATGCTGCGGGGAAAGGATGAGATCGACAATACCATCGTATGCATCGGCAGTCACGACAATGCCCTTGATCTGCTTTCAAATCAGCTTAGGAAGGCGTATCCCAAATTTTCACTTTCGTCCGCTCATGTGGGCTCCATGGGAGGTCTTATAGCGCTGAAGAAAGGGGAGGCCCATATTGCCGGTACGCACATGCTTGATGAGACAACGGGGCAATATAATGTTTCTTTTTTGCAGAAGTATCTGAAGGACAATAAAATGCTCCTTATCAATCTTGTGTACAGGGAGCAGGGCTTCATGGTAATAAGGGGCAATCCTAAGAATATCAGAGATTTTGGCGACCTCTTGCGGGACGATGTCTGTTTTATCAACCGGCAGGGAGGGTCCGGCACCCGACTTCTGACAGACAAGCATCTGAAAGAAAAGGGAATTTCTCCGGGGCTGATAAAGGGGTATGACCGTGAGGAATATACGCATATGGGAGTCGCATCTGCAGTCCTTACCGGCATTGCTGACACCGGCATGGGCATACTGGCTGCTGCCAATGCGCTGGGGCTGGATTTCATACCCGTTGCAAAGGAGCGATACGATCTGGCTATTCCAAAGGACTTTGTCCCGATGGAGCAGATAACTGCGATGCTCGATATTATCAGAAACGATACGGCATTCAGGGTGTCGGTCGAAAAGCTCGGGGGATATGACGTCTCGGATATGGGAACAATAATGTATGAGTCTTAG